A single Flavobacterium sp. 1 DNA region contains:
- a CDS encoding Nif3-like dinuclear metal center hexameric protein translates to MSTIKEILSVLEEMAPLAYAEDFDNVGLIIGDENATATGILVCHDALENVIDEAIAKKCNLVVCFHPILFAAIKKITGKNYVERALLKAIKNDIAIYAVHTALDNHPEGVNKIFCDTLGLINTRILIPKQNNIRKLVTYTIRDNAEKVREALFEAGAGSIGNYDKCSFNSEGTFTYQGNEKSEPTIGEKGVLSRGTETKIEVVYAKHLEAGIIKALRENHIYEEVATEIYDMKNTFNHIGLGMIGELEEEMDEKDFLVYAKDKMQANGIRHSAFTGKKIKKVAVLGGSGSFAIKNAIQAGADVFLTADLKYHQYYEAENQLLLADIGHFESERYTKEYIVDYLRKKILNFAIILSEENTNPVKYL, encoded by the coding sequence ATGAGTACGATAAAAGAAATTCTTTCTGTTCTTGAAGAAATGGCTCCATTGGCTTATGCCGAAGATTTTGACAATGTAGGATTAATAATTGGAGACGAAAACGCTACAGCAACAGGCATTTTAGTCTGTCACGATGCTTTAGAAAATGTTATTGACGAAGCCATTGCAAAAAAATGCAATTTGGTTGTTTGCTTCCATCCTATTTTATTTGCTGCAATAAAAAAAATAACTGGTAAAAATTATGTAGAGCGTGCCCTGCTCAAAGCTATAAAAAATGACATAGCCATATATGCCGTTCACACTGCACTGGACAATCATCCAGAAGGAGTAAACAAAATATTTTGTGACACTTTAGGGCTCATAAACACCAGAATTTTAATCCCAAAACAAAATAACATCCGGAAATTAGTTACATACACCATCCGGGACAATGCTGAAAAAGTTAGAGAAGCTTTATTTGAAGCTGGCGCGGGAAGCATCGGAAATTATGACAAATGCAGTTTCAACTCCGAGGGAACTTTTACGTATCAAGGCAACGAAAAAAGTGAGCCTACCATTGGTGAAAAAGGTGTACTGTCACGAGGTACAGAAACCAAAATCGAAGTGGTCTATGCAAAACACTTAGAAGCTGGAATCATAAAAGCGCTTCGTGAAAATCATATCTACGAAGAGGTGGCTACCGAAATCTACGATATGAAAAATACCTTTAATCATATTGGTTTGGGAATGATCGGCGAATTGGAAGAAGAAATGGATGAAAAAGATTTTCTTGTTTATGCCAAAGACAAAATGCAAGCCAACGGAATCCGTCACTCCGCTTTTACAGGAAAAAAAATAAAAAAAGTGGCAGTTTTGGGCGGATCGGGAAGTTTTGCCATAAAAAATGCAATACAGGCTGGTGCCGATGTTTTTTTGACAGCCGATTTAAAATATCATCAATATTATGAAGCCGAAAATCAGCTTTTATTAGCCGATATTGGACATTTTGAAAGTGAACGCTATACAAAAGAGTATATTGTTGATTATCTTAGAAAAAAAATCCTTAATTTTGCAATCATTTTATCGGAAGAAAATACAAATCCAGTTAAGTACTTATAG
- a CDS encoding tetratricopeptide repeat protein: MKKNYFIVLILLMFTGTIEAQKEKIKEAEKELDSGNMQNAISILKSIEYQVYNSKDEEKAQYYFIQGSSFLGLADKKTDEGKNLVLAAKSYRETIKIESESGKRKYSGQILSSFKNIKEKLIKIADDNSKENKHIDSANERYEAYLTDTKDTLNLYNSAAAFVNGKDYAAALKHYETLKAINFSGIGTNYLATNRITKTEENFSTENDRDLSIQAGTHEKPRTEKRISKRGEIYKNIALLYIQKGDQEKAKKVISDARIKNPEDIYLALAEADLYLENKDYASYKKAIEPILKKNQNDADLVYNLGVLSAKAKNTADAENFYLKAVTLNPKYTNAYINLSFLKLEEAETINEDMNKLGTSPAEMKKYDDLKIKRDNVYKKTIPYLQKAIEMNPENEDISKSLLSVYNALEMTAEYKELKAKLY; the protein is encoded by the coding sequence ATGAAAAAAAACTACTTTATTGTTTTAATCTTATTAATGTTTACCGGAACCATTGAAGCGCAAAAAGAAAAAATAAAAGAAGCCGAAAAAGAGTTGGACAGCGGTAATATGCAGAATGCAATCTCTATCCTAAAAAGCATTGAATATCAAGTTTACAATTCTAAAGATGAAGAAAAGGCTCAATATTATTTCATTCAGGGAAGTTCATTTTTAGGGCTAGCTGATAAAAAAACTGACGAGGGTAAAAACTTAGTTCTAGCAGCAAAATCGTACAGAGAAACCATCAAAATTGAATCAGAATCAGGTAAAAGAAAATACTCAGGTCAGATACTGAGCTCTTTTAAAAATATTAAAGAAAAATTAATAAAAATAGCTGATGACAATTCTAAAGAGAACAAACATATTGACAGTGCTAACGAACGTTATGAAGCTTATTTAACCGATACAAAAGACACACTTAATTTATACAATTCAGCGGCTGCATTTGTAAATGGAAAAGATTATGCTGCCGCTCTTAAACATTATGAAACACTCAAAGCCATTAACTTTTCAGGAATTGGCACCAATTATTTAGCAACAAATCGAATAACAAAAACTGAAGAAAATTTTTCAACAGAAAATGATCGGGATTTGTCTATTCAAGCCGGTACTCATGAAAAGCCTAGAACAGAAAAAAGAATATCCAAAAGAGGCGAGATCTATAAAAATATAGCTTTGCTTTATATACAAAAAGGAGACCAGGAAAAAGCCAAAAAAGTAATTTCGGATGCGAGAATAAAAAATCCAGAAGACATTTATTTGGCATTGGCAGAAGCTGATCTGTATTTAGAAAACAAAGACTACGCATCGTATAAAAAAGCAATAGAACCCATTTTGAAAAAGAATCAGAATGATGCCGATTTAGTTTATAATTTGGGCGTTCTTAGCGCTAAAGCCAAAAACACTGCCGATGCCGAAAATTTTTATCTGAAAGCAGTAACACTTAATCCTAAATATACCAATGCTTATATAAATCTGTCCTTTTTAAAACTAGAAGAAGCAGAAACTATAAATGAAGACATGAATAAGCTAGGTACATCTCCAGCAGAAATGAAAAAGTACGATGATTTAAAAATAAAAAGGGATAATGTCTATAAAAAGACGATTCCTTATCTCCAAAAAGCTATTGAAATGAATCCCGAAAACGAAGATATTTCTAAAAGCCTTTTGAGTGTTTACAATGCTTTGGAGATGACTGCTGAATATAAAGAATTAAAAGCAAAACTATATTAA
- the lpxK gene encoding tetraacyldisaccharide 4'-kinase, with the protein MNLLRKILFPFAVLYGFITGIRNFLFDRGVLKSYSFNLPVIAVGNLSVGGTGKTPQIECLIRLLSNQYKVATLSRGYKRQSEGFVLANENSDALELGDEPFQFYQKFKNIQVAVDANRKNGIEQLLSGSIKPDVILLDDAFQHRKVKAGLYIMLTSYGDLYCNDFILPMGNLRESRSGVQRANIVIITKCPPNLSLEAQNAIKKELNLSPNQSLFFTFIEYDEVVYSDKKTLKADEVKAMDKLLLAGIAKPESFFAHLKQENDECLTYPDHHHFSESELQEIKKKANGRIIVTTEKDFVRLKGSILSRQLYYLPIKSSFFSDGDSFDKYILNYVGQSTRNS; encoded by the coding sequence ATGAATTTACTTCGAAAAATATTGTTCCCTTTTGCTGTTTTATATGGCTTTATTACGGGCATTCGGAATTTTCTCTTTGACAGAGGGGTTTTAAAATCTTATTCTTTTAATCTGCCTGTTATTGCTGTGGGAAATCTTAGTGTAGGCGGGACTGGGAAAACACCGCAAATAGAATGTTTAATTCGGTTGCTTTCTAATCAATATAAGGTAGCAACTTTGAGCAGAGGTTATAAAAGACAATCAGAAGGATTTGTTTTGGCCAATGAGAATTCGGATGCATTAGAATTGGGGGACGAACCTTTTCAGTTTTATCAAAAATTCAAAAACATTCAGGTTGCGGTAGATGCCAATCGAAAGAATGGTATCGAACAATTACTCTCTGGCTCAATTAAACCGGATGTTATTTTATTGGATGACGCTTTTCAACATCGAAAAGTAAAGGCAGGCTTGTACATTATGCTTACTTCCTACGGAGATTTGTACTGTAATGATTTTATACTGCCCATGGGGAATTTGCGGGAGAGCAGAAGCGGAGTGCAAAGAGCTAATATTGTTATTATTACAAAATGCCCGCCGAATCTATCCTTGGAAGCTCAAAATGCTATTAAAAAAGAGCTGAATCTTTCTCCAAATCAAAGTTTGTTCTTTACCTTTATAGAGTATGATGAAGTGGTTTATTCGGATAAAAAAACGCTGAAAGCAGACGAAGTTAAAGCAATGGATAAATTGCTTTTGGCAGGTATTGCAAAGCCTGAATCGTTTTTTGCCCATTTGAAGCAGGAAAATGATGAATGTTTGACTTACCCGGATCATCACCATTTTAGCGAAAGCGAATTACAGGAAATTAAGAAAAAAGCAAACGGCAGAATTATCGTAACAACAGAAAAAGATTTTGTTCGATTGAAGGGGAGTATTTTAAGCAGACAGCTTTATTATTTGCCCATAAAAAGTTCATTCTTTTCTGATGGAGATAGTTTTGATAAATATATTTTGAATTATGTGGGACAAAGTACAAGAAACAGTTAG
- a CDS encoding purine-nucleoside phosphorylase has protein sequence MWDKVQETVSYIKGRINFSPEYGVILGSGLGGFTEEITIEHVLPYDEIPNFPVSTVQGHKGALVFGTIGTKKVVAMQGRFHFYEGYSMKEVTFPVRVMKYLGVEKLIVSNASGGVNSNYKVGSIVIIKDHINFMPEHPLRGKNDERFGPRFVNMSQPYSVEMIAKAKAIAQEFNIEIHDGIYLGLQGPTFETLAEYKMVKILGADCVGMSTVPEVIVARHMELETFGVSIITDMGDEESIVTISHDEVLQAAKGAEPNLRKLVKELIVRG, from the coding sequence ATGTGGGACAAAGTACAAGAAACAGTTAGTTACATTAAAGGGAGAATTAATTTTAGTCCTGAGTATGGTGTGATTTTAGGCTCAGGTTTGGGAGGATTTACGGAGGAAATTACAATAGAGCATGTGTTGCCTTATGATGAAATTCCTAATTTTCCTGTTTCGACGGTTCAAGGACATAAGGGCGCATTGGTTTTTGGAACTATCGGGACTAAAAAAGTAGTCGCTATGCAGGGACGCTTTCATTTTTATGAAGGATATTCCATGAAAGAAGTTACTTTTCCAGTTCGTGTGATGAAATATTTAGGCGTTGAAAAGTTAATCGTCTCGAATGCTTCGGGGGGTGTGAATTCAAATTACAAAGTGGGTTCTATTGTGATAATTAAAGATCATATTAATTTTATGCCAGAGCATCCTCTTAGAGGGAAAAATGATGAGCGTTTTGGTCCAAGGTTTGTAAATATGAGCCAGCCTTATTCGGTTGAAATGATTGCCAAAGCCAAAGCCATTGCACAAGAATTCAATATAGAAATTCATGACGGTATTTATTTAGGTTTGCAGGGGCCAACTTTTGAAACCTTAGCCGAATATAAAATGGTCAAAATTCTAGGAGCTGATTGTGTAGGAATGTCAACAGTTCCAGAGGTTATTGTAGCCCGTCACATGGAACTGGAAACCTTTGGAGTTTCTATTATTACAGATATGGGTGATGAGGAAAGTATAGTGACCATTTCACATGATGAGGTTTTACAGGCCGCCAAAGGCGCTGAACCTAATTTGCGAAAGCTTGTTAAGGAGTTAATTGTGAGGGGTTAA
- a CDS encoding ATP-binding protein, with amino-acid sequence MKYFLILFFFLQTQLYPQKKAPIDSVAYYSKLVADNEKENNYKDVLLYTQKSINYCRKNNKIEAQANQTFKLGKIYFDLKLQNDAIEVFSKSIAILNSISEKPTKEKATAYYYLGLTYIEKKKYILAEASILKAEEIQKKLGIKEYTDQINLQKGILSKYKNNNSLASSIFSSIIAKPQNNTLAKTEALYQTGTIEAQKKRYNLALNYFNRALELNKKTGDLNQQSNILLAISTTHDKMLDKTAAYTYLKKYLNLKESITLENDEKLGINDYESFKESQRIEEKLQKEKEKKEKEKNDKFSRLVSILAIAIISILSLLSLSLYKNNIIRNQTNSLLKEKNNELIVAKNKAEEASKARSEFLSTVSHELRTPLNAINGITHLLLEENPKKTQMHYLKSLQFSGSYLTNFINDILEINKIDSNKLEIEYISFNLKQLLIDIQNSLKEIATINNNKFILKIDSNIPENLIGDPTKLSQIFMNLINNALKFTNNGTVSVIARLRNYTNENATIYFQIIDTGIGIPEDKLKTVFKSFSQGSVEINRKFGGTGLGLTIVKKLVRILGGRILLKSTVGKGSTFSFELNFKTDPKPVQIKSEIKNYDPEIFKNKKILLVEDNKINQMITQKMLSRKQMECTILDNGEEAIQVLKNSTYDLVLMDVHLLGINGTIATQQIREFDTTTPIIALTAISLNENREMLISFGMTDVITKPFIPEDFYTTIAQNFKNLTPHN; translated from the coding sequence ATGAAATACTTCTTAATATTGTTTTTTTTCTTACAAACCCAACTGTATCCGCAAAAAAAAGCGCCTATAGACAGTGTTGCCTATTATTCAAAGTTGGTAGCTGATAATGAAAAAGAAAATAATTATAAAGACGTTTTATTATACACCCAAAAGTCAATCAATTATTGCAGAAAAAACAATAAGATTGAGGCTCAAGCCAATCAGACTTTCAAATTAGGCAAAATCTATTTCGATCTAAAGCTTCAAAATGATGCCATAGAAGTTTTCAGCAAAAGCATTGCGATATTGAACAGTATTTCTGAAAAACCTACTAAAGAAAAAGCTACTGCTTATTATTATCTTGGACTTACTTATATAGAAAAAAAGAAATACATTCTTGCTGAAGCGAGCATCCTTAAAGCTGAAGAAATTCAAAAAAAATTAGGCATTAAAGAATACACTGATCAAATCAATCTTCAAAAAGGAATACTTTCAAAATACAAGAACAATAATTCCTTAGCATCATCCATCTTTAGCTCTATCATTGCTAAACCCCAAAACAATACTCTAGCAAAAACGGAAGCATTATATCAAACAGGAACAATTGAAGCTCAAAAAAAGAGATATAATCTGGCTTTAAATTATTTCAATAGAGCACTAGAATTAAATAAAAAAACTGGAGACCTGAACCAGCAGTCAAATATTTTATTAGCTATAAGCACAACTCATGATAAAATGTTAGATAAGACCGCTGCCTATACTTATTTAAAAAAATATTTGAATTTAAAAGAAAGCATTACTCTGGAAAATGACGAAAAACTCGGCATTAACGATTATGAATCATTCAAAGAGTCTCAACGAATTGAAGAGAAATTACAGAAAGAGAAAGAAAAAAAGGAGAAAGAAAAAAATGACAAATTCTCCAGACTTGTAAGCATATTAGCCATTGCGATAATTTCTATCCTCTCCCTATTGAGTTTATCACTGTACAAAAATAATATTATACGCAATCAGACCAATTCATTATTAAAAGAAAAAAACAATGAATTAATTGTCGCCAAAAACAAAGCTGAAGAAGCTTCAAAAGCCAGATCTGAATTTTTATCAACAGTGAGTCACGAGCTTCGGACACCGTTAAACGCTATTAACGGAATAACACATTTATTGTTAGAAGAAAACCCAAAAAAAACCCAAATGCACTACCTAAAGTCATTGCAGTTTTCGGGCAGTTATTTAACTAATTTTATTAATGACATTTTAGAAATCAATAAAATAGATTCCAATAAATTAGAAATTGAATACATCAGCTTTAATCTCAAACAATTATTAATAGATATCCAAAACTCTCTTAAGGAAATTGCGACCATAAATAACAACAAATTTATTCTTAAAATAGACTCAAATATTCCTGAAAATTTAATAGGCGATCCAACAAAATTATCTCAAATTTTCATGAACTTAATCAATAACGCCTTAAAATTTACAAACAATGGTACGGTTAGTGTTATTGCCCGTTTAAGAAATTACACAAACGAAAATGCAACTATTTATTTTCAAATAATTGATACTGGTATTGGAATTCCTGAAGACAAATTAAAAACAGTCTTCAAAAGCTTTTCTCAAGGATCGGTCGAAATCAACAGAAAATTCGGAGGCACAGGACTAGGGCTAACTATTGTAAAAAAACTCGTCCGAATTTTGGGTGGCCGTATACTTTTGAAGAGTACTGTTGGCAAAGGCTCAACATTTTCATTTGAATTGAATTTTAAAACAGATCCAAAACCTGTTCAAATCAAATCGGAAATTAAAAATTACGATCCCGAAATATTCAAAAATAAAAAAATATTATTAGTTGAAGACAACAAAATCAACCAAATGATTACCCAAAAAATGCTTTCGAGAAAACAAATGGAATGCACCATTTTGGATAATGGTGAAGAGGCTATCCAAGTATTAAAAAACAGCACTTACGATTTAGTTTTAATGGATGTCCATTTATTGGGAATAAACGGTACTATTGCAACACAGCAAATTAGAGAGTTTGACACCACAACTCCTATTATTGCACTAACTGCCATTTCATTAAATGAAAACAGAGAAATGTTAATCTCATTTGGCATGACCGATGTCATTACAAAACCTTTTATTCCAGAAGATTTTTATACTACCATTGCACAGAACTTCAAAAATTTAACCCCTCACAATTAA
- the gap gene encoding type I glyceraldehyde-3-phosphate dehydrogenase has protein sequence MKTRIAINGFGRIGRNLFRLLLNHPTIEVVAINDIADKKTMAHLVKYDSIHGVLPFAVNHDEKGIEVDGKHFLFFHEKNISNLDWKSIDIDFVIESTGKYKTFDEINAHVLAGAKRVILSAPSEVDTIKTVVLGVNESILDGTETIISNASCTTNNAAPMIKVIEELCGIEQAYITTIHSFTTDQSLHDQPHKDLRRARGASQSIVPTTTGAAKALTKIFKSLDGKMGGCGIRVPVPDGSLTDITFNVKQTVTIEEINNAFKQASKTNLKGILEYTEDPIVSVDVIGNKNSCIFDSQLTSVIDKMVKVVGWYDNEIGYSSRIIDLISLLNSNKSVNLAKKHK, from the coding sequence TTGAAAACAAGAATCGCTATTAATGGATTTGGAAGAATTGGAAGAAATTTATTCCGCCTTCTTTTAAACCATCCAACTATTGAAGTAGTTGCCATCAACGACATTGCCGATAAAAAAACCATGGCTCATTTGGTAAAATACGACAGTATTCATGGTGTTTTGCCTTTTGCGGTAAACCACGATGAAAAAGGAATTGAAGTTGACGGAAAACATTTTTTATTTTTCCACGAAAAAAACATCTCAAACTTAGACTGGAAAAGTATAGACATCGATTTTGTTATAGAATCTACTGGAAAATATAAAACTTTTGATGAAATAAATGCTCATGTTTTGGCTGGAGCCAAAAGAGTAATCCTCTCTGCTCCATCTGAGGTTGACACAATAAAAACTGTAGTATTAGGTGTTAACGAATCAATTCTTGACGGAACCGAAACGATTATATCCAATGCCAGCTGCACGACCAACAATGCGGCACCTATGATTAAAGTTATTGAGGAATTATGCGGTATCGAACAAGCTTATATCACAACTATCCATTCCTTTACGACAGATCAAAGTTTGCATGATCAGCCTCACAAAGATTTACGAAGAGCCAGAGGAGCAAGCCAGTCTATTGTTCCTACAACAACTGGTGCTGCAAAAGCCTTAACCAAAATTTTCAAATCACTAGACGGCAAAATGGGCGGATGCGGTATTCGTGTCCCTGTACCCGATGGATCTTTGACTGATATCACATTCAATGTAAAACAAACAGTTACCATAGAAGAGATAAATAATGCTTTCAAACAAGCCTCAAAAACCAATTTAAAAGGTATTTTAGAATATACTGAAGATCCAATTGTGTCAGTAGATGTAATTGGCAACAAAAATTCATGTATATTTGATTCGCAGCTTACTTCAGTAATTGATAAGATGGTAAAAGTTGTAGGCTGGTATGATAATGAAATTGGTTATTCTTCCCGGATCATTGATTTAATTTCATTATTGAACTCGAATAAAAGTGTAAATTTAGCAAAAAAACATAAGTAA
- the lipA gene encoding lipoyl synthase: METVLNNTMPVGIRGEAEQGITKPKWLKVKLPIGQKYTELRGLVDKYSLNTICTSGSCPNMGECWGEGTATFMILGNVCTRSCGFCGVKTGRPETVDWDEPEKVARSIKIMNIKHAVITSVDRDDLKDGGSIIWIETVKAIRRMNPNTTLETLIPDFQGIERNIDRIVEANPEVVSHNVETVRRLTREVRIQAKYDRSLEVLRYLKEKGINRTKSGIMLGLGEQEEEVFQTMRDLKAANVDIVTIGQYLQPSKKHLPVKEFITPEQFKRYEKYGLELGFRHVESGPLVRSSYKAQKHIL; encoded by the coding sequence ATGGAAACTGTTTTAAATAATACAATGCCTGTTGGAATCCGAGGCGAAGCTGAACAAGGCATAACTAAACCCAAATGGCTAAAAGTAAAACTCCCAATAGGACAAAAATATACCGAACTTAGAGGCCTTGTCGATAAATATAGTCTGAATACTATTTGTACATCAGGAAGCTGCCCAAATATGGGAGAATGCTGGGGTGAAGGAACCGCAACTTTTATGATTCTGGGAAATGTATGTACTCGTTCCTGTGGTTTTTGTGGCGTAAAAACCGGAAGACCCGAAACTGTAGATTGGGATGAACCTGAAAAAGTAGCCCGCTCTATCAAAATAATGAATATCAAACACGCTGTAATTACAAGTGTTGACAGAGATGATTTGAAAGACGGCGGTTCTATTATATGGATTGAAACTGTAAAAGCCATCCGCAGAATGAACCCGAATACTACTCTTGAAACATTGATTCCAGATTTTCAAGGCATTGAAAGAAACATCGACCGTATCGTAGAGGCGAATCCAGAAGTAGTATCGCACAACGTTGAAACTGTCCGCCGATTAACACGTGAAGTGCGCATACAGGCAAAATATGACCGAAGCTTAGAAGTTTTGAGATACCTGAAAGAAAAAGGCATCAACAGAACCAAGTCTGGAATTATGCTGGGTCTTGGCGAACAGGAAGAAGAAGTTTTTCAAACCATGCGGGATTTAAAAGCTGCCAATGTTGACATAGTTACTATTGGACAATATTTACAGCCAAGTAAAAAACACCTTCCTGTAAAAGAATTCATAACTCCTGAACAATTCAAGCGATATGAAAAATACGGTTTGGAATTAGGTTTCCGCCATGTAGAAAGTGGTCCATTAGTACGGTCATCATACAAAGCCCAAAAGCATATTTTATAA
- a CDS encoding M48 family metalloprotease produces the protein MNTKSLLLGALAVLLGVSTAQAQINFGEKALGAVQKGITGFTFTDADAAALSKPAVDKMDAENKVAAPTDPYAIRLARVFGKHTQGEFYTLNYKVYLTKDINAFATADGSVRVFSGLMDVMDDNQLIAVIGHEIGHVHNHDSRDAMKALYQKEALIDAAASQSVKVAAVTDSQLAKIGSAMIDSKYSRKQESEADLFAYDFMKKNGYDVNAEESAFRILAKMSEGAQSSFIDQMMSSHPDSQLRADNAKARAENDGLYKAYVQKPIVNTLPKKTAAVTKKKTAKKK, from the coding sequence ATGAACACAAAATCATTATTACTAGGAGCATTAGCTGTTTTACTTGGAGTTTCTACAGCACAAGCGCAAATTAATTTTGGAGAAAAAGCATTAGGTGCTGTTCAAAAAGGAATTACAGGATTCACTTTTACTGATGCCGATGCAGCGGCTTTGTCCAAACCAGCGGTTGATAAAATGGATGCCGAAAATAAAGTAGCAGCACCAACAGATCCTTATGCTATTCGTTTGGCCAGAGTTTTTGGAAAACATACTCAAGGTGAATTTTACACGCTGAATTACAAAGTATATTTAACTAAAGACATCAATGCTTTTGCTACTGCAGATGGAAGTGTGCGTGTGTTTTCCGGTTTGATGGATGTAATGGATGATAATCAGCTAATTGCTGTTATTGGTCACGAAATTGGTCATGTTCATAATCATGATTCCAGAGATGCCATGAAAGCTTTGTATCAAAAAGAAGCTTTGATTGATGCTGCTGCTTCCCAATCTGTTAAAGTTGCAGCAGTTACCGATAGCCAATTGGCTAAAATAGGAAGTGCTATGATTGACAGTAAATACAGCCGTAAACAGGAATCGGAAGCCGATTTGTTTGCTTATGATTTTATGAAAAAAAACGGGTATGATGTAAATGCTGAGGAATCTGCATTTAGAATATTGGCAAAAATGAGCGAAGGTGCTCAAAGTTCTTTTATAGATCAAATGATGAGTTCTCATCCTGATTCTCAATTAAGAGCAGATAATGCCAAAGCGAGAGCTGAGAATGATGGTTTGTATAAAGCGTATGTGCAAAAGCCAATTGTTAATACTCTTCCAAAGAAAACTGCAGCTGTCACTAAAAAGAAAACTGCTAAAAAGAAATAA
- a CDS encoding energy transducer TonB translates to MSKLNLYETSWTDIVFENRNKEYGAYHLRQENAKTSLFALFIGASLLTAAVSIPMVYNYLNPDHGTIISCPIAEADPLVVSNFDAYVPPKTEEEAPMPKVTQPITENINIPQQLTNPIITHPTEATTEPIATNDALKNITDNSTASTGGTGVGTGTSTGTGTGVDTPSVPTNTVMNSAVLDKKPEFPGGINKFYTYVGNNFEKPELDSEMAIRVSVSFVIEKDGSMTDIRVIKDPGYGLGAEAIRVLKSLKTKWSPGILDGKAVRTSYNLPITIQTN, encoded by the coding sequence ATGTCTAAACTAAACCTCTACGAAACAAGCTGGACTGACATCGTATTCGAAAACAGAAACAAAGAATACGGTGCGTATCATTTACGCCAAGAAAACGCTAAGACATCCTTATTTGCCCTCTTTATAGGAGCATCGCTTTTGACTGCTGCAGTAAGCATCCCGATGGTTTATAACTATCTGAATCCCGATCATGGCACTATAATTTCATGTCCAATAGCTGAGGCAGATCCACTTGTAGTTTCAAATTTCGATGCTTATGTGCCGCCAAAAACAGAAGAAGAAGCACCAATGCCCAAAGTTACCCAACCAATTACTGAGAATATTAATATCCCACAGCAACTAACAAATCCCATAATTACTCATCCTACAGAAGCAACTACCGAACCCATTGCCACCAATGACGCACTCAAAAACATCACAGATAATAGTACTGCAAGTACAGGCGGAACTGGTGTAGGCACAGGAACCTCAACAGGAACAGGCACTGGAGTTGACACCCCTAGTGTACCTACCAACACTGTTATGAATAGTGCTGTATTAGACAAAAAACCTGAATTTCCAGGAGGAATCAACAAATTTTATACTTATGTTGGTAATAATTTTGAGAAACCAGAACTGGACAGTGAAATGGCAATTCGTGTGAGTGTTTCTTTTGTTATTGAAAAAGATGGAAGCATGACAGACATCAGAGTTATAAAAGATCCTGGTTACGGATTAGGAGCAGAAGCCATCCGTGTTTTAAAATCATTAAAAACCAAATGGAGTCCAGGAATTCTTGACGGCAAAGCAGTTCGAACCTCTTATAATTTACCGATTACAATTCAAACAAATTAG
- a CDS encoding RNA polymerase sigma factor, whose protein sequence is MEIKKQIEKAKKGNQTAFTFLLNHYWNEVYGFMLKRTENETTAEDITIETFSKAFDKIATYNSEFQFNTWLISIAKNVHIDLIRKKKSSLFIEITDEQDQTAYNVADTTPSAEDVLITEQNLSQLLQFIKELKPHYQEVIQLRYFQEMSYQEIANKIDEPLSNVKIKLLRAKKLLSEIIQNRR, encoded by the coding sequence TTGGAAATAAAAAAACAAATAGAAAAAGCTAAAAAAGGAAACCAGACCGCCTTTACTTTTCTATTGAACCATTATTGGAATGAGGTGTATGGTTTTATGCTGAAACGCACTGAAAACGAAACCACTGCCGAAGACATTACCATTGAAACTTTCTCTAAAGCTTTTGATAAAATAGCTACTTATAATTCTGAATTTCAATTCAATACTTGGCTGATATCTATCGCCAAAAATGTGCATATCGATTTAATCCGCAAAAAAAAATCAAGTCTGTTTATTGAAATTACAGACGAACAAGACCAAACTGCCTATAATGTTGCCGACACTACTCCATCGGCAGAAGATGTATTAATTACCGAGCAAAATCTTTCTCAATTACTGCAGTTCATCAAAGAACTGAAACCGCATTATCAAGAAGTGATTCAGTTGCGTTATTTTCAGGAAATGAGCTATCAGGAAATCGCTAACAAAATTGACGAGCCATTGAGCAATGTAAAAATAAAATTGCTTCGTGCCAAAAAACTGCTTTCTGAAATTATACAGAATAGAAGATAA